One region of Oryza sativa Japonica Group chromosome 5, ASM3414082v1 genomic DNA includes:
- the LOC4337902 gene encoding probable E3 ubiquitin-protein ligase RHG1A isoform X1 — protein sequence MAGHQYNNSQMSRMDHMDRLNNEPPPFGQKLFMHPRSDPANGAGSSGYVGNTMRSNDLPSSSYAGQAYGQQNRAPIHASYSGHAPAGSSSGSYAPYNTQHMPASSYPHGSEDNFIPSSHVDGRRVALKRRNPIIHPTDGFGVGNYYAGSSSNTQFSRPMPPNPIPPPESCVRMPSHLGSNHWNDHRYVNHEGSQRNVRGRHDHSTIHLEQSPAAACPSSSINVPPYHPNANGPFGSAPVQRDRAPLSVHPRILPPGPDGSSIAFRERPYYPAPQSTNISAPVPTLPISCDSAPFAHGGYAPRSAHRNNLRTYPPPAFASSSNPGAVSHEPAIPSYPPAAPSYPPATSAASSSVQPFHAEAAAHLRHPRHVSVGGSGSARSRRMRDSYHGFHHLMIEDNNLGRSAAERFMMLDQLVIHESREAFDPHWDMRLDIDDMSYEVERINFLFNTTAALECYLNKCNFFYTQELLALEERIGHVNTGLADEKISGCVMEVACCSSSHLQDDQDNERCVICLEEYKHEDTLGRLKCGHGFHCNCIKKWLQVKNTCPVCKAAAADEGS from the exons ATGGCTGGACATCAGTATAATAATTCCCAGATGTCCCGGATGGATCATATGGACAGGCTAAACAATGAACCTCCACCTTTTG GCCAAAAGTTATTTATGCATCCTAGGAGTGATCCAGCTAACGGAGCTGGATCGTCTGGCTATGTGGGTAACACAATGAGATCGAATGATCTTCCGTCTTCAAGTTATGCTGGCCAAGCTTATGGTCAGCAGAATAGAGCCCCCATCCATGCTTCATATTCTGGTCATGCACCTGCTGGAAGCTCTAGTGGTAGCTATGCACCATACAATACTCAACATATGCCTGCTTCAAGCTATCCACACGGATCCGAGGATAATTTCATTCCAAGTTCCCATGTGGATGGCAGAAGGGTTGCATTGAAGAGAAGAAATCCCATCATTCATCCTACAGATGGATTCGGTGTTGGAAATTATTATGCTGGCAGTTCTTCCAATACTCAGTTCTCTCGGCCCATGCCTCCAAATCCTATTCCACCTCCTGAATCCTGTGTTCGAATGCCCTCACACTTGGGTTCGAACCACTGGAATGATCACCGCTATGTTAATCATGAAGGATCTCAGAGGAATGTGAGGGGAAGACATGATCATAGTACTATCCATTTGGAACAAAGTCCAGCTGCAGCTTGCCCGTCAAGCAGCATCAATGTGCCACCATACCATCCAAATGCAAATGGTCCTTTTGGAAGTGCACCAGTACAACGTGACAGAGCTCCTTTATCTGTGCATCCAAGAATTCTTCCTCCAG GGCCTGATGGTAGTAGCATAGCATTCAGAGAGAGGCCATACTATCCTGCTCCACAGAGCACCAACATAAGTGCACCTGTGCCAACGCTTCCTATTTCTTGTGACAGTGCACCATTTGCTCATGGTGGGTACGCCCCTAGATCAGCTCATCGTAACAACTTACGCACTTATCCTCCTCCAGCTTTTGCATCTTCTTCCAACCCTGGAGCAGTCTCCCATGAGCCAGCTATTCCTAGCTATCCACCTGCTGCCCCTAGCTATCCACCTGCAACCTCTGCAGCATCATCAAGTGTCCAGCCATTTCATGCTGAAGCTGCTGCACATTTGAGGCATCCAAGGCATGTATCTGTAGGGGGCAGTGGTAGTGCAAGGAGTAGAAGGATGAGGGATTCCTATCATGGTTTTCATCATTTGATGATTGAAGACAATAACTTGGGAAGATCAGCAGCTGAG CGGTTTATGATGCTGGATCAGTTAGTTATCCATGAATCAAGAGAAGCATTCGATCCTCACTGGGACATGAGACTGGACATTGATGACATGAGCTATGAGGTAGAAAGAATCAATTTTCTCTTTAATACCACAGCAGCTTTAGAATGCTATTTAAACAAATGCAACTTTTTCTATACACAGGAGCTGCTGGCTTTGGAAGAACGCATAGGCCATGTGAACACTGGCCTCGCTGATGAGAAAATTTCTGGCTGTGTGATGGAGGTAGCCTGCTGCAGCAGTAGTCATTTGCAGGATGATCAGGACAATGAAAGATGTGTAATCTGCCTG GAGGAATACAAGCATGAGGACACACTTGGGAGGCTGAAATGCGGCCACGGGTTTCACTGCAATTGCATCAAGAAGTGGCTGCAGGTGAAGAACACCTGCCCAGTTTGCAAAGCTGCTGCCGCAGATGAAGGCAGCTGA
- the LOC4337902 gene encoding probable E3 ubiquitin-protein ligase RHG1A isoform X2: protein MAGHQYNNSQMSRMDHMDRLNNEPPPFGQKLFMHPRSDPANGAGSSGYVGNTMRSNDLPSSSYAGQAYGQQNRAPIHASYSGHAPAGSSSGSYAPYNTQHMPASSYPHGSEDNFIPSSHVDGRRVALKRRNPIIHPTDGFGVGNYYAGSSSNTQFSRPMPPNPIPPPESCVRMPSHLGSNHWNDHRYVNHEGSQRNVRGRHDHSTIHLEQSPAAACPSSSINVPPYHPNANGPFGSAPVQRDRAPLSVHPRILPPGPDGSSIAFRERPYYPAPQSTNISAPVPTLPISCDSAPFAHGGYAPRSAHRNNLRTYPPPAFASSSNPGAVSHEPAIPSYPPAAPSYPPATSAASSSVQPFHAEAAAHLRHPRHVSVGGSGSARSRRMRDSYHGFHHLMIEDNNLGRSAAERFMMLDQLVIHESREAFDPHWDMRLDIDDMSYEELLALEERIGHVNTGLADEKISGCVMEVACCSSSHLQDDQDNERCVICLEEYKHEDTLGRLKCGHGFHCNCIKKWLQVKNTCPVCKAAAADEGS from the exons ATGGCTGGACATCAGTATAATAATTCCCAGATGTCCCGGATGGATCATATGGACAGGCTAAACAATGAACCTCCACCTTTTG GCCAAAAGTTATTTATGCATCCTAGGAGTGATCCAGCTAACGGAGCTGGATCGTCTGGCTATGTGGGTAACACAATGAGATCGAATGATCTTCCGTCTTCAAGTTATGCTGGCCAAGCTTATGGTCAGCAGAATAGAGCCCCCATCCATGCTTCATATTCTGGTCATGCACCTGCTGGAAGCTCTAGTGGTAGCTATGCACCATACAATACTCAACATATGCCTGCTTCAAGCTATCCACACGGATCCGAGGATAATTTCATTCCAAGTTCCCATGTGGATGGCAGAAGGGTTGCATTGAAGAGAAGAAATCCCATCATTCATCCTACAGATGGATTCGGTGTTGGAAATTATTATGCTGGCAGTTCTTCCAATACTCAGTTCTCTCGGCCCATGCCTCCAAATCCTATTCCACCTCCTGAATCCTGTGTTCGAATGCCCTCACACTTGGGTTCGAACCACTGGAATGATCACCGCTATGTTAATCATGAAGGATCTCAGAGGAATGTGAGGGGAAGACATGATCATAGTACTATCCATTTGGAACAAAGTCCAGCTGCAGCTTGCCCGTCAAGCAGCATCAATGTGCCACCATACCATCCAAATGCAAATGGTCCTTTTGGAAGTGCACCAGTACAACGTGACAGAGCTCCTTTATCTGTGCATCCAAGAATTCTTCCTCCAG GGCCTGATGGTAGTAGCATAGCATTCAGAGAGAGGCCATACTATCCTGCTCCACAGAGCACCAACATAAGTGCACCTGTGCCAACGCTTCCTATTTCTTGTGACAGTGCACCATTTGCTCATGGTGGGTACGCCCCTAGATCAGCTCATCGTAACAACTTACGCACTTATCCTCCTCCAGCTTTTGCATCTTCTTCCAACCCTGGAGCAGTCTCCCATGAGCCAGCTATTCCTAGCTATCCACCTGCTGCCCCTAGCTATCCACCTGCAACCTCTGCAGCATCATCAAGTGTCCAGCCATTTCATGCTGAAGCTGCTGCACATTTGAGGCATCCAAGGCATGTATCTGTAGGGGGCAGTGGTAGTGCAAGGAGTAGAAGGATGAGGGATTCCTATCATGGTTTTCATCATTTGATGATTGAAGACAATAACTTGGGAAGATCAGCAGCTGAG CGGTTTATGATGCTGGATCAGTTAGTTATCCATGAATCAAGAGAAGCATTCGATCCTCACTGGGACATGAGACTGGACATTGATGACATGAGCTATGAG GAGCTGCTGGCTTTGGAAGAACGCATAGGCCATGTGAACACTGGCCTCGCTGATGAGAAAATTTCTGGCTGTGTGATGGAGGTAGCCTGCTGCAGCAGTAGTCATTTGCAGGATGATCAGGACAATGAAAGATGTGTAATCTGCCTG GAGGAATACAAGCATGAGGACACACTTGGGAGGCTGAAATGCGGCCACGGGTTTCACTGCAATTGCATCAAGAAGTGGCTGCAGGTGAAGAACACCTGCCCAGTTTGCAAAGCTGCTGCCGCAGATGAAGGCAGCTGA